One Microtus pennsylvanicus isolate mMicPen1 chromosome 3, mMicPen1.hap1, whole genome shotgun sequence DNA window includes the following coding sequences:
- the Arpp19 gene encoding cAMP-regulated phosphoprotein 19 isoform X2: protein MEDKVTSPEKAEEAKLKARYPHLGQKPGGSDFLRKRLQKGQKYFDSGDYNMAKAKMKNKQLPAAAPDKTEVTGDHIPTPQDLPQRKPSLVASKLAG from the exons ATGGAAGATAAAGTAACTAGTCCAGAGAAAGCTGAAGAAGCAAAATTAAAAGCAAGGTACCCACACTTGGGACAAAAGCCTGGCGGGTCCGATTTCTTAAGGAAGCGATTGCAGAAAGGG CAAAAGtattttgattctggggattacAACATGGCGAAAGCAAAGATGAAGAACAAGCAGCTTCCTGCTGCAGCCCCGGATAAGACAGAGGTCACTGGTGACCACATTCCCACTCCACAGGACCTTCCTCAGCGGAAACCATCCCTGGTTGCTAGCAAGCTGGCTGGCTGA